The Candidatus Hydrogenedentota bacterium region GTCAACACTTCCGAGCCCGATCACAAACTTGATGGACTCATTCATTTTCGCGACCACTTCAGGATTTCCCTCCCCCAGGATCTTCATGCCTAGAACGCCTTTGCCTGCTTCGTGAATCTTCTGAAGCGCAGCAACGACTTCCTCGACGGGACCATCCATATTGGCTCCAAATGGATTGATACGGGCAAGCACGACGTCCACCCACGCCGTGTCCGCAACACGCTGCAACGCCTGCAAATTGTGGCAGGACACCCCATGCGCCCGGATGTGCCCCTTGGCCTTCGCTTCCGAAAGCACATCCATCGATGCCTTGAGCGTATCGGGCCAATTCTCCTCACCCGTTCTCAGACAATGCATCAGGACAACATCCAGATAGTCCGTATGGACCTCTTTACGAAAACGCTCGATATCCGCCCGCATCACGTCCGGTTCCCGGTTCCATACTTTCGAAAGCAACATTACCTTGTCGCGCGGAATTGCCTTCGCAAGTGCATCCTTCATATGGCCGTGAGAACCGTAGCGGTCGGCTAAATCAAAATAGGTAATGCCCTGTTGGTACGCGTATTCCAACAGATTGACCAATTCCTCCCGCGGCATTCGGGTCTGATCCGTAGTCCCCTCACGTCCTCGCGTACCGGTGCCCACTCCCAGCAACGAGCATGAAAGCCCCGACTTGCCCAACGGTCGAACTGTCGTCGCAGATACCGCGTTCGCTTCAGGAGCGCCAATTACAGGCAGACTTGTCGTTGCTGCTATGGCCCCAACAGTGTGTTTTATGAAGCTTCGACGTGTGAGCTGACGCATGATGGCCTCCTCTTCGCCCCCCT contains the following coding sequences:
- a CDS encoding aldo/keto reductase, producing the protein MRQLTRRSFIKHTVGAIAATTSLPVIGAPEANAVSATTVRPLGKSGLSCSLLGVGTGTRGREGTTDQTRMPREELVNLLEYAYQQGITYFDLADRYGSHGHMKDALAKAIPRDKVMLLSKVWNREPDVMRADIERFRKEVHTDYLDVVLMHCLRTGEENWPDTLKASMDVLSEAKAKGHIRAHGVSCHNLQALQRVADTAWVDVVLARINPFGANMDGPVEEVVAALQKIHEAGKGVLGMKILGEGNPEVVAKMNESIKFVIGLGSVDAMTIGVMNAKELDGIMGAIKEVGSA